In Myxococcus stipitatus, the following are encoded in one genomic region:
- a CDS encoding RNA methyltransferase, translating into MVLPVRFVMMRPRNAENLGAAARALKNCGLSDWVWVTPEVEDLTPARRLAVHAEDVLDGARRAATLDEAIADCVWVVGTSSRKVEGKRRLPPRAVGEELVSRAAQGTVAVVFGDERSGLTNAEVERCHDLSAVPTAPEQPSINLAQAVLLYAYEVRVATLEQQAPPPGPLPVAATDTELAQVESTLGDVLTSGGFLIDEQPGRTGLRDLFAPLRRSRLTRKESRLWLAALHTLRKHRPSG; encoded by the coding sequence ATGGTGCTGCCCGTCCGATTCGTCATGATGCGTCCGCGCAACGCGGAGAACCTGGGTGCCGCGGCTCGCGCGCTCAAGAACTGCGGTCTCTCGGATTGGGTCTGGGTGACGCCCGAGGTCGAGGATTTGACGCCCGCGCGCCGGCTGGCGGTCCATGCCGAGGACGTGCTGGACGGCGCCCGCAGGGCCGCGACGCTGGACGAAGCCATCGCAGACTGTGTCTGGGTGGTGGGGACCAGCTCGCGCAAGGTGGAGGGGAAGCGAAGGTTGCCTCCGCGCGCGGTGGGTGAGGAGCTGGTGTCGCGCGCCGCCCAGGGCACCGTGGCGGTGGTCTTCGGAGATGAGCGCAGCGGGCTCACCAACGCGGAGGTGGAGCGCTGCCACGACTTGTCCGCGGTGCCCACCGCGCCCGAGCAGCCCTCCATCAACCTGGCGCAGGCCGTGCTGCTGTATGCCTACGAGGTCCGCGTGGCCACGCTCGAGCAGCAGGCGCCGCCTCCCGGCCCCCTTCCGGTGGCGGCCACGGACACGGAGCTGGCGCAGGTGGAGTCGACGCTCGGGGACGTGCTGACCTCGGGCGGGTTCCTCATCGACGAGCAACCCGGGCGCACGGGCCTGCGGGACCTCTTCGCGCCGCTGCGCCGCTCACGGCTCACGCGCAAGGAGTCCCGGCTGTGGTTGGCCGCGCTGCACACGCTGCGCAAGCACCGGCCGTCCGGTTAG
- a CDS encoding DUF1028 domain-containing protein yields MSRLLACLVLVSFSAVAAERPPVPRRPVHTYSIVARDPVTGDLGVAVQSHWFSVGTSVPWAEAGVGAVATQSFVDPTYGRLGLDFMRAGRSAPETLKGLLAADGASDVRQVGMVDAQGRVAAHTGKNNIAAAGHLMGEGFTVQANMMEKDTVWPAMAKAFRESKGDLAERMLVALEAAEAQGGDIRGKQSAAIIVVSGKATGRPWVDRRFDLRVEDHPEPVKELRRLITLQRAYNAMNEGDLALERKDTDGALAAYSTAAKLAPGNAEMLFWHAISLVSLGRVDEAMPLLNRAYAADPRWKELVTRLPAAGLLPNDPKLLGRLTGAKATR; encoded by the coding sequence ATGTCCCGTCTCCTCGCCTGTCTCGTCCTCGTCTCATTCTCCGCGGTCGCCGCCGAGCGCCCGCCGGTGCCTCGCCGCCCCGTGCACACCTACTCCATCGTCGCTCGAGATCCGGTGACGGGAGATCTGGGCGTCGCCGTGCAGTCGCACTGGTTCTCCGTGGGCACCAGCGTGCCTTGGGCGGAGGCTGGCGTCGGCGCGGTCGCCACCCAGTCCTTCGTGGACCCGACCTACGGCCGGCTGGGCCTGGACTTCATGCGCGCCGGACGCAGCGCTCCGGAGACACTCAAGGGGCTGCTCGCCGCGGATGGGGCCAGCGACGTGCGCCAGGTCGGCATGGTGGACGCGCAGGGCCGCGTCGCCGCGCACACGGGCAAGAACAACATCGCCGCCGCGGGCCACCTCATGGGCGAGGGCTTCACCGTCCAGGCCAACATGATGGAGAAGGACACCGTCTGGCCCGCGATGGCCAAGGCCTTCCGTGAGTCGAAGGGGGACCTGGCCGAACGCATGCTCGTGGCGCTCGAGGCCGCCGAGGCCCAGGGCGGAGACATCCGGGGCAAGCAGTCCGCCGCCATCATCGTCGTGTCCGGGAAGGCCACCGGGCGCCCCTGGGTGGACCGCCGCTTCGATCTGCGCGTCGAGGACCACCCCGAGCCCGTCAAGGAACTGCGCCGGCTCATCACCCTCCAGCGCGCCTACAACGCGATGAACGAGGGGGACCTCGCCCTGGAGCGCAAGGACACCGATGGGGCCCTCGCCGCGTACTCCACCGCCGCGAAGCTCGCCCCCGGCAACGCGGAGATGCTCTTCTGGCACGCCATCTCGCTCGTGAGCCTGGGCCGCGTGGACGAGGCGATGCCGCTCTTGAACCGGGCCTACGCCGCGGACCCTCGCTGGAAGGAACTCGTCACGCGCCTGCCCGCGGCGGGACTGCTCCCCAATGACCCGAAGCTCCTGGGCCGCCTCACGGGCGCGAAGGCCACGCGGTAG
- a CDS encoding alpha/beta hydrolase family protein, with protein MHPLDGFVSSLSGRSLFRDGWGDEQTFGGASLTALLATSVRPVEVTWDAEQPLGRRRFRDGVFDSPWAGLPPEVRQGRVRWLSSGRGPRRDACVVLAASRDEGYRLRTWLFAPLVDEGMDLFLLENPFYGARRATGQRGPHIRTVGEQLHMNIATIEEARGLVAHARRQGYQRVAVAGYSMGGYMAALSAATMPEPVGVAALAAGASPAPVFTKGVHSRSIDFKRLGGSPDELEARHRLATLLDMANACLLPPPAKPGAAIIVACARDGFVPISESRALHAHWAGSELRVLDAGHISAILTSGSALRAALRDAVHRSGG; from the coding sequence ATGCACCCGCTGGATGGCTTCGTCTCCTCGCTGTCTGGCCGCTCCTTGTTCCGGGATGGCTGGGGTGACGAGCAGACCTTCGGTGGCGCGTCACTCACGGCTCTGCTGGCGACGAGCGTGCGTCCCGTCGAGGTGACGTGGGACGCCGAGCAGCCGCTGGGCCGCCGCCGGTTCCGGGATGGGGTGTTCGACTCGCCGTGGGCGGGGCTTCCTCCGGAGGTCCGCCAGGGGCGAGTGCGCTGGCTCTCCTCGGGACGAGGTCCCCGCCGCGATGCCTGCGTGGTGCTCGCGGCCTCGCGAGACGAGGGCTATCGCCTCCGGACCTGGCTCTTCGCGCCGCTCGTCGACGAGGGCATGGACTTGTTCCTCCTGGAGAATCCCTTCTACGGGGCGCGGCGTGCCACGGGGCAGCGGGGGCCTCACATCCGGACGGTGGGCGAGCAGCTCCACATGAACATCGCGACCATCGAGGAGGCGAGGGGGCTGGTGGCGCACGCGAGACGGCAGGGATATCAGCGCGTCGCGGTGGCGGGCTACAGCATGGGTGGCTACATGGCGGCGCTGTCGGCGGCCACGATGCCGGAGCCGGTGGGTGTGGCCGCGCTCGCGGCGGGGGCGTCTCCCGCGCCTGTGTTCACGAAGGGGGTTCACAGCCGCTCCATCGACTTCAAGAGACTGGGCGGCTCCCCGGATGAGCTGGAGGCACGGCACCGCCTCGCGACGCTCCTGGACATGGCGAACGCGTGTCTGCTGCCTCCCCCCGCGAAGCCGGGCGCCGCCATCATCGTCGCGTGCGCGCGCGATGGGTTTGTTCCCATCTCCGAGTCGCGGGCGCTTCACGCGCACTGGGCCGGCAGTGAGCTGCGTGTCCTGGACGCAGGGCACATCTCCGCAATTCTCACCTCGGGCTCCGCGCTTCGCGCCGCGCTCAGGGACGCCGTTCATCGTTCGGGCGGGTGA
- a CDS encoding serine protease codes for MSGVVVAVGLLGCGGAEQEMAQGDVLGRDDQEIVGGIEARPGSHPWIVSLGDGVSHFCGGSLIRVSATRNETDIVLTAAHCVYDGWSGLTVTAGAHDLFRPTANQVTVRVSQVVYHPRYNPDTTMNDVAVLKLARPIPFGGSGCGISPTMRPNLKVQAAAGSSWVMPVCLPAAGELVPDNVEATVAGWGLTQEGGHDTSSILLQVGVPTVNSRQAAQSYLSQGITIDPSAMLAAGYPQGGRDACQGDSGGPLVIKKGSNYFLQGITSFGVGCARAGLPGIYARVSNYIPWINTQVRSLSSVASM; via the coding sequence GTGAGTGGAGTGGTTGTCGCGGTCGGTCTGCTGGGCTGTGGTGGCGCGGAACAAGAGATGGCGCAGGGGGATGTGCTGGGCCGCGATGACCAGGAGATCGTGGGAGGCATCGAGGCGCGTCCCGGCAGTCATCCATGGATCGTCAGCCTTGGGGATGGGGTCTCCCACTTCTGCGGTGGCTCCCTCATCCGGGTATCGGCGACGCGGAATGAGACCGACATCGTCCTCACCGCCGCTCACTGCGTCTACGACGGATGGAGTGGACTCACGGTGACCGCGGGGGCTCACGACCTGTTCAGGCCGACGGCCAATCAGGTCACGGTCCGGGTGTCGCAAGTGGTCTATCACCCGCGATACAACCCGGACACGACGATGAACGACGTCGCCGTCCTCAAGCTCGCGAGGCCCATCCCGTTTGGAGGTTCAGGGTGCGGCATCAGCCCCACCATGCGTCCCAACCTGAAGGTCCAGGCCGCGGCGGGGAGCTCCTGGGTCATGCCCGTGTGTCTCCCGGCGGCTGGTGAGCTGGTTCCAGACAACGTGGAGGCCACCGTCGCGGGATGGGGGCTGACGCAGGAGGGGGGACACGACACCTCCAGCATCCTGCTGCAGGTGGGTGTCCCCACTGTCAACTCCCGGCAGGCGGCTCAGTCATACCTCAGCCAGGGCATCACCATCGACCCATCCGCGATGCTCGCGGCCGGGTACCCGCAGGGTGGCAGGGATGCATGCCAGGGAGACAGCGGCGGACCGCTGGTCATCAAGAAGGGGAGCAATTACTTCCTTCAGGGCATCACGAGCTTTGGCGTGGGCTGCGCGAGGGCGGGGCTCCCGGGCATCTACGCGCGAGTCTCCAATTACATCCCGTGGATCAACACGCAGGTGAGGAGCCTCAGCAGCGTGGCGAGCATGTAG
- a CDS encoding pseudouridine synthase, producing MTRKPDKTKPPRHQRWEGKEKPDWLARALARAGVFPQDEAEAAINAGRVSINGRVAKMALAPVPPGATVRVDGRVIDLKAPTTRVLAFHKPAGVLSSTARQHRTGTVFEVLLPQLPPELAGYTWHAVGRLDVDSTGLLLFTNDDKLVAHVTSPDTHLPKRYVATVFSTADDTRVEPLRKGMTLDDGPARPAQVRVRDEHTVEVTLTEGRHHQVKRMLGAVGLPVRALHREAVGTVALDIPEGTFRLLTDDEVREGLRYEGRTAPSEPHE from the coding sequence ATGACTCGCAAGCCCGACAAGACCAAGCCACCGCGCCACCAACGCTGGGAGGGCAAGGAGAAGCCGGACTGGCTGGCGCGCGCGCTCGCCCGTGCGGGCGTGTTCCCCCAGGACGAGGCCGAGGCCGCCATCAACGCGGGCCGTGTCAGCATCAACGGCCGCGTCGCGAAGATGGCCCTCGCGCCGGTCCCTCCCGGAGCCACCGTGCGTGTCGACGGCAGGGTCATCGACCTGAAGGCCCCGACCACGCGGGTGCTCGCCTTCCACAAGCCCGCGGGCGTTCTGTCCTCCACCGCGCGACAGCACCGCACGGGCACCGTCTTCGAGGTGCTCCTGCCCCAACTTCCCCCGGAGCTCGCCGGATACACGTGGCACGCGGTGGGGCGGCTCGACGTGGACTCCACGGGCCTGCTGCTCTTCACCAATGACGACAAGCTCGTCGCCCACGTCACGTCCCCGGACACGCACCTGCCCAAGCGCTACGTGGCCACCGTCTTCAGCACCGCGGATGACACGCGCGTGGAGCCACTGCGCAAGGGCATGACGCTCGACGACGGCCCGGCCCGGCCGGCCCAGGTGCGCGTCCGCGATGAGCACACCGTCGAGGTCACGCTCACCGAGGGACGCCACCACCAGGTGAAGCGGATGCTCGGGGCCGTGGGCCTTCCGGTGCGCGCGCTGCACCGCGAAGCCGTCGGCACCGTAGCGCTCGACATCCCCGAGGGCACGTTCCGCCTGCTCACCGACGACGAGGTCCGCGAAGGACTGCGCTACGAGGGACGGACCGCGCCGAGCGAACCGCACGAATGA
- a CDS encoding prolyl oligopeptidase family serine peptidase, translating to MTRSRPSPHWLIPLLAVLCSLPASAVEGPPDLSTLRAELRRVTEYDAKAPLDVKVVRAQRRGDITVTELTYASPKSGRVPAYLVMPPGAGPFAGVTFLHWGQGTKNEFLDEALTLARAGVVSLLVDAPHVRPEPWRGSLRGEALHDTHVRMLVDMRRGVDLLVSRPEVDGQRLGYVGHSMGAMVGGALSGVEPRLRAFILMNGIGDYSKSILETETPIEKQLEAQLAKEDFSSLARKMAAVDGVVGVSDAAPRALFFQYGRSDPWVTPAQVTAFIDAATQPKLAKFYEGGHELSDAARRDRAQWLRTHLGFAEVHAVGPPMIAAPVIPGLKNTPLPEWAKTRPVLTIPGMEELQVRRGLTYTRSAGRDYKLDLYLPEAVALGPVPVVVLAHGMLPPDLVPFVRDLPAFTGQARWLSSQGFAVALVELGSPATGGEREKWFTGTPELQKRMDAALAFVRKQAATEKLDADRVGVMALSAGGLWGLAPALRKEPPAWLRCAVAWYPLLGAAGVPPSSLPLEGLKAVNGPKSPPLFVVRAGKDAPGLNGLLDEFVTKARGKGVPLTLEELPEGHHAFELVDDVEGSREAMRKTALFFEEHLLR from the coding sequence ATGACCCGGTCTCGTCCCTCGCCACACTGGCTCATTCCGTTGCTGGCCGTGCTCTGCTCGCTCCCGGCCTCCGCCGTGGAAGGGCCGCCCGACCTCTCCACGCTGCGCGCGGAGCTCCGGCGCGTCACGGAGTACGACGCGAAGGCGCCGCTGGACGTGAAGGTCGTCCGCGCCCAACGACGTGGAGACATCACCGTCACGGAGCTGACCTATGCCAGCCCGAAGAGCGGACGCGTCCCGGCCTACCTCGTCATGCCGCCAGGCGCCGGGCCCTTCGCCGGCGTCACCTTCCTGCACTGGGGCCAGGGAACGAAGAACGAGTTCCTCGACGAGGCGCTCACCCTCGCGCGCGCGGGTGTGGTGTCCCTGCTGGTGGATGCACCCCACGTCCGCCCCGAGCCCTGGCGCGGTTCTCTCCGAGGCGAGGCGCTGCACGACACCCACGTGCGGATGCTGGTGGACATGCGCCGCGGCGTGGACCTGCTCGTGTCCCGGCCCGAGGTCGATGGTCAGCGGCTGGGCTATGTGGGCCACAGCATGGGGGCCATGGTGGGCGGCGCCCTCTCCGGCGTCGAGCCGCGGCTGCGCGCGTTCATCCTGATGAACGGCATCGGCGACTACTCCAAGAGCATCCTCGAGACAGAGACCCCCATCGAGAAGCAGCTCGAGGCCCAGCTCGCGAAGGAAGACTTCTCCTCGCTCGCCCGGAAGATGGCGGCCGTGGATGGCGTGGTGGGTGTCAGCGACGCGGCGCCTCGCGCCCTCTTCTTCCAATATGGCCGCTCGGACCCGTGGGTCACCCCCGCGCAGGTCACCGCGTTCATCGACGCGGCCACCCAGCCCAAGCTCGCCAAGTTCTACGAAGGGGGCCACGAGCTGAGCGACGCCGCACGCCGGGACAGGGCGCAGTGGCTGCGCACGCACCTGGGCTTCGCGGAGGTGCATGCCGTCGGTCCGCCCATGATTGCCGCCCCGGTGATTCCCGGGCTCAAGAACACGCCGCTCCCCGAATGGGCGAAGACACGCCCGGTCCTCACCATCCCGGGCATGGAGGAGCTGCAGGTCCGCCGAGGCCTTACGTACACGCGCTCGGCGGGCCGCGACTACAAGCTGGACCTCTACCTCCCGGAGGCGGTGGCCCTGGGCCCCGTGCCCGTGGTGGTCCTGGCCCACGGCATGTTGCCTCCGGACCTGGTGCCCTTCGTGAGGGACCTGCCCGCCTTCACCGGACAGGCCCGGTGGCTTTCGTCGCAGGGCTTCGCGGTGGCCCTGGTGGAGCTGGGCTCCCCCGCGACAGGAGGCGAACGCGAGAAATGGTTCACCGGCACGCCCGAGCTCCAGAAGCGGATGGACGCGGCGCTGGCCTTCGTCCGCAAGCAGGCCGCCACCGAGAAGCTCGACGCGGACCGCGTGGGTGTCATGGCCCTGTCCGCCGGAGGGCTGTGGGGCCTGGCGCCCGCGCTGAGAAAGGAGCCTCCCGCCTGGCTGCGCTGCGCGGTGGCGTGGTACCCCCTGCTGGGGGCTGCGGGAGTGCCTCCGAGCAGTCTCCCCCTCGAGGGACTGAAGGCCGTGAATGGCCCGAAGTCGCCGCCCCTCTTCGTGGTGCGCGCCGGAAAGGATGCCCCCGGGCTCAACGGCCTCCTCGACGAGTTCGTGACGAAGGCCCGAGGCAAGGGCGTTCCCCTCACGCTGGAAGAGCTGCCCGAGGGACACCACGCGTTCGAGCTGGTCGATGACGTGGAGGGTTCGCGCGAAGCCATGAGGAAGACCGCCCTCTTCTTCGAGGAACATCTGCTGCGATGA
- the sthA gene encoding Si-specific NAD(P)(+) transhydrogenase — protein MVDFDLVVIGSGPAGEWGAVQAALAGKRVAVVEREPVLGGTAANTGTLPSKTLRETSLHLSGLKARGLYSVETTLRHEATVSDFLFRERRVKDMERERIARNLQRHGVEVVQGTGSLLDEHTVRVTRRDAPDLDLKGAFILVATGSMPYRPPIYPFDDPRVHDSDEVLEIGRLPTSLVVVGGGVIGCEYACMFAALGIPVTLVEVRAELLPFLDDEFSALLAQRMEALGIRMRFGQSVEKLEVPAACETPIRLTLSSGEEVATDQVLVASGRTSNTAGLGLAELGVKLGARGQVEVGPGYQTSLPHIYAVGDVIGFPALASTSMDQARIAVEHAFGLGGPLTMPTVLPYGIYTIPEVSMAGETEEGLRAKGIPYVAGRAPFSTNPRGQIIGEMCGMLKLLFHRESLKLLGVHVLGEQASELVHVGLVAMLTGSTARLFLETCFNYPTLTEAYKTATFDAMDHLKHGTI, from the coding sequence ATGGTGGACTTCGACCTGGTGGTGATTGGCTCCGGCCCGGCCGGTGAGTGGGGTGCGGTGCAGGCGGCCCTCGCGGGCAAACGCGTCGCGGTGGTGGAGCGCGAGCCCGTGCTGGGCGGCACGGCGGCGAACACGGGCACGCTGCCCTCCAAGACGCTGCGGGAGACATCACTGCACCTCTCCGGCCTCAAGGCCCGGGGCCTCTACAGCGTGGAGACCACGCTGCGCCACGAGGCCACCGTCTCCGACTTCCTCTTCCGCGAGCGGCGGGTGAAGGACATGGAGCGCGAGCGCATCGCCCGCAACCTCCAGCGCCACGGCGTCGAGGTCGTGCAGGGCACGGGCTCGCTCTTGGACGAGCACACCGTGCGGGTGACACGTCGGGACGCGCCGGACCTGGACCTGAAGGGCGCCTTCATCCTGGTGGCCACCGGCTCCATGCCCTACCGGCCGCCCATCTATCCCTTCGACGACCCGCGCGTTCACGACTCGGACGAGGTGCTGGAGATTGGCCGGCTGCCCACCTCGCTCGTCGTGGTGGGGGGCGGAGTCATCGGCTGCGAGTACGCGTGCATGTTCGCCGCGCTGGGCATCCCGGTGACGCTGGTGGAGGTGCGCGCGGAGCTGCTGCCCTTCCTCGACGACGAGTTCTCCGCCCTGCTCGCCCAGCGCATGGAGGCCCTGGGCATCCGCATGCGGTTCGGCCAGTCGGTGGAGAAGCTGGAGGTGCCCGCCGCGTGCGAGACGCCCATCCGCCTGACGCTGTCCTCGGGGGAGGAGGTGGCCACGGACCAGGTGCTGGTGGCCTCCGGCCGCACCTCGAACACCGCGGGCCTGGGGCTCGCGGAGCTGGGCGTGAAGCTGGGCGCACGCGGCCAGGTGGAGGTGGGCCCCGGATACCAGACCTCCCTGCCCCACATCTACGCGGTGGGTGACGTCATCGGCTTCCCCGCCCTGGCCTCCACGTCCATGGACCAGGCCCGCATCGCCGTGGAGCACGCCTTCGGGCTGGGCGGCCCGCTCACCATGCCCACCGTGCTGCCCTACGGCATCTACACCATCCCCGAGGTCTCCATGGCCGGGGAGACGGAGGAAGGCCTGCGCGCCAAGGGCATCCCGTACGTGGCCGGCCGCGCGCCCTTCTCCACCAACCCGCGCGGGCAGATCATCGGGGAGATGTGCGGGATGCTGAAGCTGCTCTTCCACCGCGAGAGCCTCAAGCTCCTGGGAGTCCATGTCCTGGGAGAGCAGGCCTCGGAGCTCGTCCACGTGGGCCTGGTGGCCATGCTCACCGGCTCCACCGCGCGGCTCTTCCTGGAGACCTGTTTCAACTACCCGACGCTGACAGAGGCGTACAAGACGGCGACGTTCGACGCGATGGACCACCTCAAGCACGGCACCATCTGA
- a CDS encoding nuclear transport factor 2 family protein, with amino-acid sequence MSASENFSVARAWLHAFNAHDVEALVALYAEDCTHTSPKIRVLHPETGGKLVGRQALGKWWREAIARLPGLRYEETALTADGERVFMEYLRHAPGEAPMPVAEVLEVRGGRIVASRVYHG; translated from the coding sequence ATGAGTGCGAGCGAAAACTTCTCCGTCGCGCGAGCCTGGCTGCACGCTTTCAACGCCCATGACGTGGAGGCGCTGGTGGCGCTGTACGCCGAGGACTGCACCCACACCTCGCCCAAGATTCGGGTGTTGCACCCGGAGACGGGCGGCAAGCTGGTGGGCCGCCAGGCCCTGGGGAAGTGGTGGAGGGAGGCCATCGCCCGGCTGCCGGGGCTGCGCTACGAGGAGACGGCGCTGACGGCGGACGGGGAGCGCGTCTTCATGGAGTACCTGCGGCACGCGCCGGGGGAGGCGCCCATGCCGGTGGCGGAGGTGCTGGAGGTGCGAGGGGGCCGGATTGTCGCCTCGCGCGTGTACCACGGTTGA